In the genome of Eschrichtius robustus isolate mEscRob2 chromosome 12, mEscRob2.pri, whole genome shotgun sequence, one region contains:
- the DXO gene encoding decapping and exoribonuclease protein isoform X2, whose amino-acid sequence MESRGTKRGAGKIEVAEPWNKLPLLAPSLPTNPALYAGPFPFYRRPSELGCFSLDAQRQYHGDARALRYYCPPPTNGQSPNFDLRDGYPDRYRPRDEEVQERLDHLLCWVLEHRGRLEGGPGWLAGAIVTWRGHLTKLLTTPYERQEGWQLAASRFQGTLYLSEVETPAARDQRLTRPPLLQELMYMGYKFEQYMCADKPGGSTDPSGEVNTNVAFCSVLRSRLGNHPLLFSGEVDCIDPQAPTAQPPSCYVELKTSKEMHSPGQRKSFYRRKLLKWWAQSFLPGVPNVVAGFRNPEGFVCSLKTFRTMEMFEYVRARLPLLLGAWQPGHSV is encoded by the exons ATGGAGTCCAGAGGGACCAAGAGAGGAGCCGGAAAGATAGAGGTAGCTGAGCCTTGGAACAAGCTACCCCTCCTAGCACCCTCACTGCCCACAAACCCTGCCCTCTACGCTGGACCATTTCCTTTCTACCGGCGCCCTTCTGAACTGGGCTGCTTTTCCCTGGATGCACAACGCCAGTACCATGGAGATGCTCGAGCCTTGCGGTACTACTGCCCACCTCCCACTAATGGTCAAAGCCCCAACTTTGACCTCAGAGACGGATACCCTGATCGATACCGGCCCCGGGATGAAGAGGTCCAAGAGAGGCTGGACCACCTGCTATGCTGGGTCCTGGAGCACCGAGGCCGGCTAGAGGG GGGTCCAGGCTGGCTGGCAGGGGCCATAGTGACGTGGCGGGGGCACCTGACAAAATTGCTGACGACACCATATGAGCGGCAGGAAGGCTGGCAGCTGGCGGCCTCCCGGTTCCAGGGGACACTGTACTTGAGTGAGGTAGAGACGCCGGCTGCTCGGGATCAGAGGCTTACCCGGCCACCCCTCCTCCAGGAGCTTATGTACATGGGGTACAAGTTCGAGCAGTACATGTGTGCAG ACAAACCTGGAGGCTCCACAGATCCCTCTGGGGAGGTCAACACCAACGTGGCCTTCTGCTCTGTGCTACGCAGCCGCCTGGGAAACCATCCTCTGCTCTTCTCCGGGGAGGTAGACTGCATAGACCCCCAGGCCCCAACCGCACAGCCCCCCAGCTGCTATGTGGAGCTCAAGACCTCCAAGGAGATGCACAGCCCTGGCCAACGGAAGAGCTTCTACAG ACGGAAGCTCCTGAAATGGTGGGCTCAGTCGTTCCTTCCAGGGGTCCCAAACGTTGTTGCTGGCTTCCGTAACCCAGAGGGTTTTGTCTGTTCCCTCAAGACCTTTCGTACCATGGAGATGTTTGAATACGTCAGG GCTCGTCTACCTCTTCTCCTGGGAGCCTGGCAGCCCGGTCACAGTGTCTGA
- the DXO gene encoding decapping and exoribonuclease protein isoform X1, protein MESRGTKRGAGKIEVAEPWNKLPLLAPSLPTNPALYAGPFPFYRRPSELGCFSLDAQRQYHGDARALRYYCPPPTNGQSPNFDLRDGYPDRYRPRDEEVQERLDHLLCWVLEHRGRLEGGPGWLAGAIVTWRGHLTKLLTTPYERQEGWQLAASRFQGTLYLSEVETPAARDQRLTRPPLLQELMYMGYKFEQYMCADKPGGSTDPSGEVNTNVAFCSVLRSRLGNHPLLFSGEVDCIDPQAPTAQPPSCYVELKTSKEMHSPGQRKSFYRRKLLKWWAQSFLPGVPNVVAGFRNPEGFVCSLKTFRTMEMFEYVRNDRDGWNPSVCMNFCAAFLSFAQNTVVQDDPRLVYLFSWEPGSPVTVSEHRDAPHAFLPTWYVEAMTQDLLSPPKTPSPKD, encoded by the exons ATGGAGTCCAGAGGGACCAAGAGAGGAGCCGGAAAGATAGAGGTAGCTGAGCCTTGGAACAAGCTACCCCTCCTAGCACCCTCACTGCCCACAAACCCTGCCCTCTACGCTGGACCATTTCCTTTCTACCGGCGCCCTTCTGAACTGGGCTGCTTTTCCCTGGATGCACAACGCCAGTACCATGGAGATGCTCGAGCCTTGCGGTACTACTGCCCACCTCCCACTAATGGTCAAAGCCCCAACTTTGACCTCAGAGACGGATACCCTGATCGATACCGGCCCCGGGATGAAGAGGTCCAAGAGAGGCTGGACCACCTGCTATGCTGGGTCCTGGAGCACCGAGGCCGGCTAGAGGG GGGTCCAGGCTGGCTGGCAGGGGCCATAGTGACGTGGCGGGGGCACCTGACAAAATTGCTGACGACACCATATGAGCGGCAGGAAGGCTGGCAGCTGGCGGCCTCCCGGTTCCAGGGGACACTGTACTTGAGTGAGGTAGAGACGCCGGCTGCTCGGGATCAGAGGCTTACCCGGCCACCCCTCCTCCAGGAGCTTATGTACATGGGGTACAAGTTCGAGCAGTACATGTGTGCAG ACAAACCTGGAGGCTCCACAGATCCCTCTGGGGAGGTCAACACCAACGTGGCCTTCTGCTCTGTGCTACGCAGCCGCCTGGGAAACCATCCTCTGCTCTTCTCCGGGGAGGTAGACTGCATAGACCCCCAGGCCCCAACCGCACAGCCCCCCAGCTGCTATGTGGAGCTCAAGACCTCCAAGGAGATGCACAGCCCTGGCCAACGGAAGAGCTTCTACAG ACGGAAGCTCCTGAAATGGTGGGCTCAGTCGTTCCTTCCAGGGGTCCCAAACGTTGTTGCTGGCTTCCGTAACCCAGAGGGTTTTGTCTGTTCCCTCAAGACCTTTCGTACCATGGAGATGTTTGAATACGTCAGG AATGACCGTGATGGCTGGAATCCCTCCGTGTGCATGAACTTCTGTGCTGCCTTCCTTAGCTTTGCCCAGAACACAGTTGTCCAGGATGACCCCAG GCTCGTCTACCTCTTCTCCTGGGAGCCTGGCAGCCCGGTCACAGTGTCTGAACATCGAGATGCACCCCATGCCTTCCTGCCTACGTGGTACGTGGAAGCCATGACCCAGGACCTCCTGTCACCCCCCAAGACACCCTCCCCCAAGGACTGA
- the SKIC2 gene encoding superkiller complex protein 2: MMETERIVLPPPDPLDLPLRAVELGCTGRWELLNVPGAPETTLPHGLPPCAPDLQREAEQLFLSSPAWLPLHGVEHSARKWQRKMDPWSLLATLGAPVPSDLQAQRHPTTGQILGYKEVLLENTNLSATTSLSLRRPPGPISQSLWGNPTQYPFWPGGMDEPTITDLSTREEAEEEIDFEKGLLTVPPGFKKGVDFAPEDHPVPAPGLLSLSCLLEPLDLGGGDEDESEAVGQPGGPRRDTVSASPCSAPLARASSLENLVLQEASTAVAPPEPPKPPPQEQWAIPVDVTSPVDDFYRLIPQPAFRWAFEPDVFQKQAILHLERHDSVFVAAHTSAGKTVVAEYAIALAQKHMTRTIYTSPIKALSNQKFRDFRNTFGDVGLLTGDVQLHPEASCLIMTTEILRSMLYSGSDVIRDLEWVIFDEVHYINDAERGVVWEEVLIMLPDHVSIILLSATVPNALEFADWIGRLKRRQIYVISTVARPVPLEHYLFTGNSSKTQGELFLLLDSRGTFHTKGYYAAVEAKKERMSKHAQTFGAKQPTHQGGPAQDRGVYLSLLASLRTRAQLPVVVFTFSRGRCDEQASGLTSLDLTTSSEKSEIHLFLQRCLARLRGSDRQLPQVLHMSELLHRGLGVHHSGILPILKEIVEMLFSRGLVKVLFATETFAMGVNMPARTVVFDSTRKHDGSTFRDLLPGEYVQMAGRAGRRGLDPTGTVILLCKGRVPEMADLHRMMMGKPSQLQSQFRLTYTMILNLLRVDALRVEDMMKRSFSEFPSRKDSKAHEQTLAELTKRLGALEEPDVTGQLVDLPEYYSCGEELTETRSLIQRRIMESVNGLKSLSVGRVVIVKNQKHHNALGVILQVSSSSTSRVFTTLVLCDKPMSEDPKERGPASRDVPYPDDLVGFKLFLPEGPCDHTVAKLQPGDVAAITTKVLRLNGEKILEDFSKRQQPKFKKEPPSAAATTAVQELLRLAQAHPAGPPTLDPVNDLQLKDVSVVEAGLWVRKLEELIRGAQCVHSPRFPAQCLKLRERMQIQKEMERLRFLLSDQSLLLLPEYHQRVEVLRTLGYVDEAGTVKLAGRVACAMSSHELLLTELMFDNALSALRPEEIAALLSGLVCQSSGDPSDQLPSTLKQGVERVRAVAKRIGEVQMACGLNQTVEEFVGELNFGLVEVVYEWARGMPFSELAGLSGTPEGLVVRCIQRLAEMCRSLRGAARLVGEPVLGAKMETAATLLRRDIVFAASLYTQ, from the exons ATGATGGAGACGGAGCGAATCG TGCTACCTCCCCCAGATCCTCTGGACCTGCCCCTTCGGGCAGTAGAGCTGGGATGCACAGGGCGTTGGGAGCTGCTGAATGTGCCTGGGGCTCCAGAGACCACC CTTCCCCACGGCCTCCCTCCCTGTGCCCCAGATCTGCAGCGAGAAGCAGAGCAGTTGTTTCTGTCATCGCCCGCCTGGCTGCCTCTGCACGGTGTGGAGCACTCAGCCCG AAAATGGCAGAGGAAGATGGATCCTTGGTCTCTCCTGGCCACACTGGGGGCCCCAGTCCCCTCCGACCTACAGGCCCAAAGACACCCAACCACAGGCCAGATACTAGGCTACAAGGAG GTCCTGCTAGAGAACACAAACCTGTCGGCCACTACCTCCTTGTCTCTTCGCCGGCCACCCGGGCCCATCTCCCAGTCCCTGTGGGGGAATCCAACACAGTACCCTTTCTGGCCAG GTGGAATGGATGAGCCCACCATAACAGATCTGAGCACTCgggaggaggctgaggaggaGATAGACTTTGAGAAAG GTCTTCTTACTGTTCCACCTGGCTTCAAGAAAGGCGTGGACTTTGCACCAGAGG ATCACCCAGTTCCAGCTCCTGGCTTGCTCAGCCTCAGCTGTCTGCTGGAGCCCCTGGATTTGGGCGGGGGTGATGAGGATGAGAGTGAGGCAGTGGGACAACCAGGCGGTCCCAGACGGGACACTGTTTCAGCCTCTCCCTGCAGTGCTCCCCTGGCCCGAGCAAGCAGCTTGGAGAACCTAGTGTTGCAG gaagcGTCCACAGCTGTAGCTCCCCCAGAGCCTCCCAAGCCCCCCCCTCAGGAGCAGTGGGCCATTCCCGTGGATGTCACCTCCCCTGTTGATGATTTCTACCGACTCATTCCCCAGCCAGCCTTCCGG TGGGCGTTTGAGCCAGATGTGTTTCAGAAACAGGCCATCCTGCACTTGGAACGGCATGACTCGGTCTTTGTCGCGGCTCACACGTCCGCGGGGAAGACGGTTGTGGCTGAATACGCCATTGCCCTTGCCCAGAAACACATGACGCG CACCATCTATACTTCGCCCATCAAGGCTCTGAGCAACCAGAAGTTCCGGGACTTCCGAAACACATTTGGGGATGTGGGACTTCTCACCGGGGACGTGCAGCTGCACCCAGAGGCCTCTTGCCTCATTATGACAACAGAGATCCTTCG CTCCATGCTGTACAGTGGCTCGGATGTCATCCGAGACCTGGAGTGGGTCATCTTTGATGAGGTTCACTACATCAACGATGCTGAG CGCGGGGTCGTGTGGGAGGAGGTGcttatcatgctccctgaccacGTCTCCATCATCCTACTGAGTGCTACTGTCCCCAACGCCCTTGAATTTGCTGACTGGATTGG GCGGCTGAAGCGTCGCCAGATCTATGTGATCAGCACTGTTGCTCGCCCAGTCCCCCTGGAGCATTATCTCTTCACGGGGAACAGCTCCAAGACCCAGGGGGAGCTCTTCCTGTTGCTGGACTCCCGAGGCACCTTCCACACAAAGGG gtaCTATGCGGCTGTGGAGGCCAAGAAGGAGCGGATGAGCAAACACGCCCAGACCTTTGGGGCCAAGCAGCCCACGCATCAGGGGGGGCCTGCACAG GACCGTGGTGTGTACCTGTCCCTCCTGGCCTCCCTCCGCACCCGTGCGCAGCTGCCCGTGGTGGTGTTCACCTTCTCCCGTGGCCGCTGTGATGAGCAGGCCTCGGGCCTCACCTCCCTTGACCTCACCACGAGTTCAGAGAAGAGTGAGATTCACCTCTTCCTGCAGCGCTGCCTCGCTCGCCTCCGGGGCTCTGACCGCCAGCTGCCCCAG GTTCTGCACATGTCCGAACTCCTGCACCGCGGCCTGGGTGTGCACCACAGCGGCATCCTGCCCATCCTCAAGGAGATCGTGGAGATGCTTTTCAGCCGTGGCCTGGTCAAG GTCTTGTTTGCCACAGAGACCTTCGCCATGGGTGTAAATATGCCAGCCCGGACAGTGGTGTTTGACTCCACGCGTAAGCACGATGGCTCCACCTTCCGGGACCTGCTCCCTGGGGAGTATGTGCAGATGGCAGGCCGGGCGGGCCGGAGGGGCCTGGACCCCACAGGCACTGTCATCCTGCTCTGCAAGGGCCGTGTGCCCGAGATGGCGGACCTGCACCGCATGATGATG GGGAAGCCGTCCCAGCTGCAGTCCCAGTTCCGCCTCACGTACACCATGATCCTCAACCTGCTGCGGGTGGATGCCCTCAGGGTGGAGGACATGATGAAGAGGAGCTTCTCTGAGTTTCCATCCCGCAAGGACAGCAAG GCCCATGAACAGACTCTGGCTGAACTGACCAAGCGGCTGGGGGCCTTGGAGGAGCCTGATGTAACTGGCCAACTCGTTGACCTGCCTGAGTATTACAGCTGCGGGGAGGAACTGACAGAGACCCGGAGCCTGATCCAG CGACGCATCATGGAGTCTGTGAATGGGCTGAAATCTCTCTCAGTGGGAAGGGTGGTGATTGTGAAGAATCAGAAGCATCACAACGCACTGGGTGTGATCCTTCAG GTCTCCTCGAGCTCCACCAGCAGAGTATTCACGACTCTGGTCTTGTGTGATAAGCCCATGTCTGAGGACCCGAAGGAGAGGGGGCCAGCCTCCCGTGATGTGCCCTACCCAGATGACCTCGTGGGATTCAAGCTGTTCCTGCCTGAAG GGCCCTGTGACCACACTGTGGCCAAGCTCCAGCCAGGAGATGTGGCTGCCATCACCACCAAGGTGCTCCGGCTGAATGGGGAGAAGATCTTGGAGGACTTCAGCAAGAGGCAGCAACCAAAATTCAA GAAGGAGCCTCCCTCTGCGGCCGCGACAACTGCTGTCCAGGAACTACTACGTCTGGCTCAGGCCCACCCAGCAGGACCCCCTACCCTTGACCCTGTCAATGACCTGCAGCTCAAGGATGTGTCGGTGGTAGAGGCGGGGCTCTGGGTCCGGAAGCTGGAGGAGCTGATCCGGGGGGCTCAGTGTGTACACAGTCCCCGTTTCCCTGCCCAG TGCCTGAAGCTGCGGGAGCGGATGCAGATACAGAAAGAGATGGAGCGGCTGCGCTTCCTGCTGTCGGATCAGTCGCTGCTGCTGCTCCCTGAGTACCACCAGCGAGTAGAG GTGCTCCGAACCCTGGGGTACGTAGATGAAGCGGGCACCGTGAAGCTGGCAGGGCGGGTGGCTTGTGCCATGAGCAGCCATGAGCTGCTCCTCACTGAACTCATGTTTGACAACGCGCTGAGCGCCCTTCGGCCCGAGGAGATCGCGGCCCTGCTCTCCGGCCTGGTCTGCCAGAGCTCCGGGGACCCTAGTGATCAGCTCCCAAGCACCCTCAAACAG GGGGTGGAACGTGTCCGGGCCGTGGCCAAGCGGATCGGTGAGGTGCAGATGGCCTGTGGCTTGAACCAGACAGTGGAGGAATTTGTGGGAGAGCTGAATTTTGGCCTGGTCGAGGTTGTGTACGAGTGGGCCCGGGGCATG CCCTTCTCTGAGTTGGCAGGGCTGTCGGGGACCCCCGAGGGCCTGGTGGTCCGCTGCATCCAACGCCTGGCCGAGATGTGTCGCTCGCTTCGGGGGGCGGCCCGCCTGGTGGGCGAGCCTGTGCTAGGTGCCAAGATGGAGACGGCAGCCACCCTGCTACGGAGGGACATCGTCTTTGCGGCCAGCCTCTACACCCAGTGA